One window of Chryseobacterium indologenes genomic DNA carries:
- a CDS encoding prolipoprotein diacylglyceryl transferase: MDFPVTFHIFGKTILAHPLFEACGMFLGMRYYFYLKRKSKEKLSFNTSAAVLIGATAGALIGSKLIGNLENPYAIFENFSIRKFWSNNTIVGGLAFGLLGVELAKKIVHHKESTGDLIVFPLILAMIIGRIGCFLTGIGEETYGIPTDSVFGMHLGDQYLRHPVALYEIAFLIFLWIGLKYIQNQKKYPSGYIFQLFMLSYFTFRFFLDFIKPKIEIIGNMGTIQIVCICVIIYYIYKIKNTRSLYLKYSR, translated from the coding sequence ATGGATTTTCCTGTAACATTTCATATTTTCGGCAAAACAATCCTTGCGCATCCACTTTTTGAGGCATGCGGAATGTTTTTGGGTATGAGATATTATTTTTATCTGAAACGTAAGTCTAAGGAAAAACTTTCTTTCAATACTTCTGCGGCAGTTTTAATAGGTGCTACTGCCGGAGCTTTGATAGGTTCCAAGCTGATTGGTAACCTTGAAAATCCTTATGCAATATTTGAAAATTTTTCTATCAGAAAGTTCTGGTCAAACAATACCATTGTAGGAGGGCTGGCTTTCGGTTTATTGGGAGTAGAGCTGGCAAAAAAGATAGTACACCATAAAGAAAGTACGGGAGATCTTATTGTTTTTCCTCTGATACTGGCTATGATTATAGGCAGAATAGGGTGTTTTCTTACCGGTATTGGTGAAGAAACATATGGTATTCCTACTGATTCTGTGTTTGGAATGCATCTTGGGGATCAATATCTCAGACATCCTGTTGCTTTGTATGAAATAGCCTTTTTAATTTTTCTTTGGATAGGATTAAAATATATTCAAAACCAAAAGAAATATCCTTCCGGGTATATTTTTCAGCTGTTTATGCTCAGCTATTTTACATTCAGATTCTTTTTAGATTTTATAAAACCAAAGATAGAAATCATTGGAAATATGGGTACGATTCAAATTGTCTGTATCTGCGTAATTATTTACTACATTTATAAAATCAAAAATACCAGGTCTTTATATTTAAAATATTCAAGATGA
- a CDS encoding radical SAM protein, whose protein sequence is MPVRNYTYYDYTISLCPECLKRVGAKIIIEDETVFMTKRCPDHGFFKTKIASDVHYYKNIRNYNKASEMPLHFGTDVEYGCPYDCGLCVDHEQHSCLSVVEVTDRCNLTCPTCYAMSSPHYGSHRSLEEIEAMFDVIVKNEGEPDVVQISGGEPTIHPEFFKIMDIAKSKPIKHLMLNTNGIRIANDPGFAEKLATYAPEFEIYLQFDSFKPEVLEDFRGKDLTAVRMKALEKLNELNLSTTLVIVLQKDKNIDEIGKIIEFALKQKCVRGITFQPVEIAGRNREDSAHEKITLTEVRQEIINQFPLLNSDDIIPVPCNPDALAMGYILKLQGEIIPLTRYINPADLLNNESRNTIVYEQDKGLHMQLLDIFSTGISVDKVQPKVNQLLCCLPEVCAPDLDYDNLFRIIIMNFMDAHDFDVRAVKKSCVHIVNKDLKLIPFETMNLFYRDEKKAYLEELRKEDKVLF, encoded by the coding sequence ATGCCAGTAAGAAATTATACCTATTACGATTATACCATCAGTCTTTGCCCGGAATGCCTTAAAAGGGTAGGAGCCAAAATCATTATTGAGGATGAAACTGTTTTTATGACCAAAAGATGTCCGGATCATGGCTTTTTCAAAACAAAAATAGCTTCTGATGTACATTATTATAAAAATATAAGAAACTATAATAAAGCCTCTGAAATGCCCCTTCATTTCGGAACCGATGTGGAATATGGCTGTCCCTATGATTGTGGACTGTGCGTAGATCATGAACAGCACAGCTGTCTTTCTGTCGTAGAAGTTACAGATCGTTGTAACCTGACCTGTCCAACCTGTTACGCTATGTCATCTCCGCATTATGGAAGTCATAGAAGTCTGGAAGAAATTGAAGCTATGTTTGATGTTATTGTAAAAAATGAAGGTGAGCCGGACGTAGTCCAGATCAGTGGGGGAGAACCTACGATTCATCCGGAGTTTTTCAAAATTATGGATATTGCCAAATCAAAACCGATCAAACATCTGATGCTGAATACCAACGGAATCAGAATAGCCAATGATCCGGGATTTGCTGAAAAATTGGCGACGTATGCTCCTGAGTTTGAAATTTACCTTCAGTTTGATTCATTTAAACCTGAAGTTCTGGAAGATTTCAGAGGGAAGGATCTTACTGCAGTCAGAATGAAGGCACTGGAAAAACTCAATGAGCTTAATCTTTCAACTACATTGGTTATTGTCCTTCAAAAAGATAAAAATATTGATGAAATAGGAAAAATTATAGAATTTGCCCTGAAACAGAAATGTGTAAGAGGAATTACCTTTCAGCCTGTTGAAATTGCCGGAAGAAACCGTGAGGACTCTGCTCATGAAAAAATTACCTTAACTGAAGTAAGACAGGAAATTATCAATCAGTTTCCTTTATTAAATTCTGATGATATTATTCCCGTTCCATGCAATCCGGATGCTTTGGCTATGGGATATATCTTAAAACTTCAGGGCGAAATAATTCCTTTAACGCGGTATATCAATCCTGCAGATCTTCTGAATAATGAATCAAGGAATACCATTGTTTACGAACAGGATAAGGGACTGCACATGCAGCTGCTGGATATTTTCAGTACCGGAATTTCCGTAGATAAAGTTCAGCCTAAGGTCAATCAGTTACTGTGCTGTCTGCCGGAAGTATGTGCTCCGGATCTTGACTATGATAACCTTTTCAGAATAATTATCATGAACTTTATGGACGCTCATGATTTTGATGTAAGGGCAGTGAAGAAATCGTGCGTACATATTGTCAATAAAGACCTGAAGTTGATCCCTTTTGAAACAATGAATCTTTTTTACAGAGATGAAAAAAAGGCATATCTTGAAGAGCTCAGAAAAGAAGATAAAGTATTATTTTAA
- a CDS encoding lmo0937 family membrane protein, with product MKSLLWLVAVICIVVWLLGMLGIVPGMSTGYLIHVLLVIAIIVILYNIISGRKPLD from the coding sequence ATGAAAAGTTTATTATGGTTAGTAGCAGTCATCTGCATCGTTGTTTGGCTACTGGGAATGTTAGGAATTGTTCCTGGGATGAGCACGGGTTATTTAATCCACGTTTTACTGGTCATTGCCATTATAGTTATTCTTTATAACATCATTTCCGGCAGAAAACCTCTCGACTAG
- the surE gene encoding 5'/3'-nucleotidase SurE, with protein MERPLILVTNDDGITAPGIRNLISFMNEIGEVVVVAPNSPQSGKGHAITINSTLSYEEVTLDGPQTDFSCSGTPVDCVKMALDKILKRRPDIVVSGINHGANSSINVIYSGTMSAAVEAGVEGIPAIGFSLLDFSWEADFTQAKEFIQNIVRRTLENPMPKGIVLNVNIPKLPAEEIKGVKVCKQAHAKWEESFDERINPHGKKYYWLTGYFNNMDDSEDADETALANGYISIVPVKFDLTAYEYMKTLEEVMTFEDVKEVK; from the coding sequence ATGGAAAGACCGCTTATTCTGGTTACTAATGATGATGGAATTACAGCTCCTGGTATCAGAAATCTTATCAGTTTTATGAATGAAATCGGAGAAGTAGTTGTTGTAGCACCTAACTCTCCTCAAAGTGGAAAAGGCCACGCTATTACCATTAATTCTACCCTAAGCTATGAAGAAGTTACTCTGGATGGCCCGCAGACTGATTTTTCATGCAGCGGAACTCCTGTAGACTGTGTAAAGATGGCTCTTGATAAAATTCTGAAAAGAAGACCTGATATTGTGGTTTCAGGAATCAATCACGGAGCAAACTCTTCTATTAATGTGATCTATTCGGGAACGATGTCAGCTGCTGTAGAAGCGGGTGTAGAAGGAATTCCTGCGATTGGATTCTCATTACTGGATTTCAGCTGGGAAGCTGATTTTACCCAGGCTAAGGAATTTATTCAGAATATCGTAAGAAGAACTTTGGAAAATCCAATGCCAAAAGGCATTGTACTGAATGTAAATATTCCTAAACTTCCTGCTGAGGAAATAAAAGGCGTAAAAGTATGTAAACAGGCTCACGCAAAATGGGAAGAAAGCTTTGACGAAAGAATAAACCCTCACGGTAAAAAATATTACTGGCTGACCGGCTATTTTAACAATATGGATGATTCTGAAGATGCTGATGAAACTGCATTGGCAAACGGATATATTTCTATTGTTCCGGTAAAGTTTGACCTTACAGCATACGAATACATGAAAACACTGGAGGAAGTAATGACTTTTGAAGATGTAAAAGAGGTAAAATAA
- a CDS encoding DUF6056 family protein: MKKVQNIVLFLSILLIIGLAYISFFNVYQTDDYFCSYATRKLGLVQCFIDTYTQWGGRYFGYSLNMFNPVFYDSKTILPKIYPVFLMLSFIGVSALNFKEYFSYSLKESLKKGFLLFFFYTVLLVSLPEHYFWVTGSNIYFVPVILSGVLLYFFKKYEKTQRKIWFYLSALLIIILMGSNEILALILEGLLLVNYYQKRNKENLFLVLLGTIFLLVCFLAPGNFNRMGEVERGMVKWLKRIALFGADTAYVGLKVIAVLPLFIKVFEEELKRITAQITFKKAVLFWSVSLIPLLFTSYILTSVARQFESILFYFMLTFSLLLYFKFEKIKKFWWVSLLIVFLPELKVFPEKYSYFNIDYNGENIVMELLTTDLKEYEREMNERIDIIKNSSQDSVVVDKIKEVPRILHTDEMASVKEQETYVNDQLQKYFNKKYIRTKE; this comes from the coding sequence ATGAAAAAAGTACAGAATATAGTATTATTCTTGTCGATATTACTAATCATCGGTCTGGCATACATCAGTTTTTTTAATGTATATCAGACCGATGATTATTTTTGTTCTTATGCTACCAGAAAACTTGGGCTGGTACAATGTTTTATAGATACCTATACACAATGGGGCGGAAGATATTTCGGATATTCACTTAACATGTTTAACCCTGTCTTTTATGACAGCAAAACGATTCTTCCGAAAATATATCCGGTATTTTTGATGCTGTCCTTTATTGGAGTTTCGGCATTAAACTTCAAAGAATATTTCAGCTATTCTCTCAAAGAATCCCTCAAAAAAGGATTTCTTCTGTTTTTCTTTTACACAGTACTTCTTGTAAGTTTACCAGAGCATTACTTCTGGGTGACGGGCTCCAATATCTATTTCGTTCCTGTTATTTTATCCGGGGTTTTACTCTATTTTTTCAAAAAATATGAGAAAACACAACGGAAAATATGGTTTTACCTTTCAGCTTTGTTGATCATCATTCTGATGGGATCTAATGAAATTCTGGCATTGATTCTTGAAGGACTTCTGTTAGTCAATTATTATCAGAAGCGTAATAAAGAAAACTTGTTTCTGGTACTGTTAGGAACAATATTTTTACTTGTATGTTTTCTTGCACCAGGAAATTTCAACAGAATGGGAGAGGTGGAAAGAGGAATGGTAAAATGGCTGAAAAGAATTGCTCTTTTTGGTGCTGATACGGCTTATGTAGGATTAAAAGTTATTGCTGTACTTCCATTATTTATCAAAGTTTTTGAAGAGGAACTCAAAAGGATCACTGCGCAGATAACATTTAAAAAAGCGGTTTTATTTTGGTCTGTCTCACTGATTCCTTTGTTATTTACGAGCTATATTCTCACCTCTGTTGCAAGACAGTTTGAAAGTATACTCTTTTATTTCATGCTTACTTTTTCACTGTTGTTATACTTTAAATTTGAAAAAATTAAAAAGTTCTGGTGGGTTTCTCTTTTGATTGTGTTTCTTCCTGAACTTAAAGTTTTCCCGGAAAAGTATTCTTATTTTAATATTGATTATAATGGTGAAAATATAGTCATGGAACTTCTTACCACAGATCTTAAGGAATATGAAAGAGAGATGAATGAAAGAATCGATATCATCAAAAACTCTTCTCAGGACTCTGTTGTAGTAGATAAGATAAAAGAGGTTCCGAGAATTTTACATACTGATGAAATGGCTTCAGTAAAAGAGCAGGAAACCTATGTAAATGACCAGCTTCAAAAATATTTTAATAAAAAATACATCAGAACAAAAGAATAA
- a CDS encoding GMP reductase, translating to MRIEYDIKLGFKDVMFRPKRSTLKSRSEVDLQREFTFKHTKKKWTGVPVIAANMDTVGTFEMAVELAKEKIITAIHKHYTPEQWDQFLQSQPESIHQYIALSTGTGKADEEKIRLILEKHPKIEFLCIDVANGYSEHFVGFVKKARANFPDKIIIAGNVVTGEMVEELLLVGADIIKVGIGPGSVCTTRVKTGVGYPQLSAIIECADAAHGLGGHIIADGGCKVPGDVAKAFGGGADFVMLGGMFAGHDESGGEIIEENGKKYRLFYGMSSKTAMDKHSGGVAEYRASEGKTVKAAYKGPVADTVKDILGGVRSTCTYVGASKLKELSKRTTFIRVQEQENQVFKD from the coding sequence ATGCGTATAGAATATGACATAAAATTAGGGTTCAAGGATGTAATGTTCCGCCCTAAGCGTTCTACTTTAAAATCTCGCTCAGAGGTTGATTTACAAAGAGAGTTTACCTTTAAACATACTAAGAAAAAATGGACAGGTGTTCCCGTAATTGCCGCCAATATGGATACTGTAGGAACTTTTGAAATGGCTGTAGAGCTGGCAAAAGAAAAGATTATTACAGCGATTCACAAACATTATACCCCTGAACAATGGGATCAGTTTCTTCAGAGCCAGCCGGAAAGCATTCATCAATATATTGCCTTAAGCACAGGAACTGGAAAAGCTGATGAAGAAAAAATAAGACTGATCCTGGAAAAGCATCCAAAAATTGAGTTTCTCTGCATTGATGTAGCCAATGGTTATTCTGAGCATTTCGTTGGATTTGTGAAGAAAGCAAGGGCTAATTTTCCTGATAAAATCATTATCGCCGGAAATGTCGTTACGGGAGAAATGGTGGAAGAGCTTCTTCTGGTAGGTGCCGACATTATAAAGGTAGGTATCGGTCCCGGATCTGTTTGTACTACCAGAGTAAAAACAGGTGTAGGATATCCTCAGCTTTCTGCTATTATTGAATGTGCTGATGCTGCCCACGGTCTCGGAGGTCATATCATCGCTGATGGTGGCTGTAAAGTTCCCGGTGATGTTGCAAAAGCCTTTGGAGGAGGTGCAGATTTCGTAATGCTGGGCGGAATGTTTGCCGGTCATGATGAAAGTGGCGGAGAAATAATTGAAGAAAATGGTAAAAAATACCGCCTTTTCTATGGAATGAGTTCCAAAACGGCAATGGATAAGCATTCCGGAGGTGTAGCAGAATACCGTGCTTCTGAAGGTAAAACAGTGAAAGCAGCGTATAAAGGTCCTGTGGCAGACACCGTAAAAGATATTCTGGGAGGTGTAAGGTCTACCTGTACTTATGTAGGAGCTTCAAAGCTTAAAGAACTTTCCAAGAGAACCACTTTTATCCGGGTTCAGGAACAGGAAAATCAGGTTTTTAAAGACTAA